A section of the Pseudomonadota bacterium genome encodes:
- a CDS encoding CBS domain-containing protein, with protein MNMKLVSSIDVVARSRLVTINVDALLVDVAKLLSSTQISLVVVCNSDGAMVGVITKTNIVQQIGRCGESVCTTVAADVMTRDVAYCRPTDSLPDVLSMMEKCGFVHIPVVDENSKPSGVVNARDALRALMAEEKYEVSLLRDYIMGIGYR; from the coding sequence ATGAATATGAAGCTTGTCAGCAGCATAGACGTTGTGGCACGTTCGCGACTGGTGACGATAAACGTCGATGCGTTGCTCGTGGACGTAGCGAAACTGCTCTCGAGCACGCAGATCAGTCTTGTCGTCGTCTGTAATTCCGATGGTGCGATGGTGGGTGTCATCACCAAAACGAATATCGTCCAGCAGATCGGTCGTTGCGGGGAAAGCGTCTGCACGACCGTGGCCGCTGACGTGATGACCCGGGATGTCGCCTACTGCCGCCCGACCGACTCCCTGCCCGATGTCTTGTCGATGATGGAGAAGTGCGGCTTCGTACACATTCCCGTCGTCGACGAGAATTCCAAACCGTCTGGCGTCGTCAATGCGCGAGATGCGCTTCGGGCGCTGATGGCAGAAGAAAAGTATGAAGTGTCGCTTCTGCGGGATTACATAATGGGTATCGGCTACCGGTGA